TTCACGTGGATATCGACCACTTCGTCTCTGTGGTGGAATAAGTCGGAGGGTTTCCTGTAAAGTTTTCGGAAAAGTGGATTTTTGGAATACGGGGTATCACGGCTGACAAACTCCCAATTGTCGTTGCTCAGGTATTCCAGATTGAACCGGTCTGCCCTGGATTGAATGGTTCCGGCATAGGAAATTGAGTCCAGGAATGCCCCAAGCTGATCTCTTCTGTAAGGTTTGAAACCTGAATGGAATTCAGAATTGTTTTCCCCCTGAAGGATTTCATACCTTTCTATCAGGTGGTAATAGTCTCTATTGAAAGGTACATAAGCGCCTTGCCCAAAGCTTTCATGACCGAAAAATAACAGACTTAAAAAGGTTAAAATGATCCATCTTTTCATAAAGTGTCCATGCTAAAGATGTAAAGCTAAAAAAAGTATGCAAAAGAAAAGAACTCCGGCAAGGCAAATTCCAGAATTTGCGCCCTTACCAGAGTCCTTTTTTCGTAAAAAATGAGAAGGTTATTTTATTCAAATAGCAAGGGAAATACAAATACCTCTATACCGGCCCAGATCAAATAAACCGGTATGTACTTCACCATGGATCTTCCAATACTGGAAATGGGCTTCCTGCCGGATATTGATTGGAATAATTGGAAGGTGATAAGAATCAAATGTACCAGCATCAATAGATTGCTTCCAAACACAGCCAATCGGTTTGGCGTAATTCCCCATTCAGATATCCTAAAAAGTATGGCCGATAGCGCTATGCCATTCACGATGATGGTAAAAACGGAGAGCAATACCAATACGGCCATTCCGTATTTGTTTTTCTTTTTGGAATAAGATTCGGCAATAGAAAAGAAAATCAAAGCCATGACACCGATTAGGAGCACGTTGAATAAGAGCAGAAACTCCCGGTCATGATAAGGATCTTTTCCTGTAAAAAGAATCGCACCAAGGTAGGTCATCAGCATCAGGAGCACCAGAGGGCTGAAGATTTTAGCCACAAGAGGCGATACTTTGTTGACCAAGTTGGGATTATTATGGGTGAGGTAAGCACCTAAAATCGGAATGGAGGGGAATCCAAAGACCACAATGTTTTTGAAATAAAAATCCTGGATCTTGATGCCGATCAACTCAAAAAGACCAATTGTCACACCGGACATGATTCCTGCCGCAATGGCCAAGATGGCAGTCATTACCAATGTTTCACCATTGAAGCGTAAAAAATCCAGGTGTTTGTCATTGTCCAAAGGGCTTGACCCCGA
This Cecembia calidifontis DNA region includes the following protein-coding sequences:
- a CDS encoding DUF4153 domain-containing protein, whose product is MNQLNHMQNEILNNLTQPAQLEKLYRNRKIDFKLAFLELYPQLKGNLLADAWHERLKHKPDSIQWGKRKEIQLVISILFISGMLAKIPSFSSLQEEFFYPRNIGFIIISAITTYFLWIQEVPNKIKFSIIGFTALCMIYINTLPVIESDTFILACIHLPILLWGMLGLAFSGSSPLDNDKHLDFLRFNGETLVMTAILAIAAGIMSGVTIGLFELIGIKIQDFYFKNIVVFGFPSIPILGAYLTHNNPNLVNKVSPLVAKIFSPLVLLMLMTYLGAILFTGKDPYHDREFLLLFNVLLIGVMALIFFSIAESYSKKKNKYGMAVLVLLSVFTIIVNGIALSAILFRISEWGITPNRLAVFGSNLLMLVHLILITFQLFQSISGRKPISSIGRSMVKYIPVYLIWAGIEVFVFPLLFE